The nucleotide sequence GGTGTAGAGCGCCGCCCGGTAGTACTTGTCGCCGGCGCCGCGCTTCCATCCCCGTGCCTCATCGGCCTGTGCGGCGGCGAGAAGTCGGTCGGCGACGGCCCGCCACGAGTCGTACAGCAGCTCGGTGCCCACGTCATCGCCGTGCTGCGACGCTTCGAGCACCGGCCGCGAGGCCTTGTCGACGTCGTCGATGAAGCCGCCGTTGTTGAGTGCCGCGACAACCGCCATGCTCCAGACGTAGTTGGTGGGGAAGTACATGTACATGGGTGGTTCTCCTAGGAAGGCTGGGGGCGGACGGCATCCGACAGGAATGTCGCGACGCCTGAGAGGAACTGGCCGCCGTCGACGCCCACCTCCGCGCCGGTGACGTACGCGGCGGCATCGGACAGCAGGAACACGACGACGCTGGCCACCTCGTCGGGCTCGCCGCCGCGATGCAGCGGAGCGATCGCGACGTTGGCATCGAGGAACGCGGCGGGAGCGCTCGCCGTCATCTCGGTGCGGATGTATCCGGGGTTGACGATGTTGACGCGGATGCCGCGCGGCCCGAGTTCCGTGACGCAGGAGTGCGTGAGCCCTCGCAGCGCCCACTTGCTGGTGGTGTAGGCGGCGGTGTAGTGGCCGGTGACTCCAGCGGCGGAGCCGATGTTGACGATCGACGAACCGGCGCCCATGAGGGGGAGCAGCGCCTGGATGCCGAGCATCGCGCCCGTCACGTTCACGGCGAGCACGCGATCCCAGTCCGCGCGCTCGACGGCACCGATGCGGACGCGGTGGGTCACGCCCGCGTTGTTGACCAGCCCCTTCAGGACGCGGCCGGCGAGCGAGGCGGCGAGCGCTGCCCAGTCGGCCTCGTCGGTCACGTCGAGGCGACGATACGTCACCGTTCCCGGCAGTGCAGATGCGGCATCCGTCAACTCCGGTGCTTCGTCGCGGATGTCGACCGCGACGACGGAGGCGCCCTGGCTCGCGAGCAGGAGCACCTCTGCTGCGCCCTGCCCTCCGGCGGCGCCGGTGACGACGAAGAGGCGACCGCCGATGCCGGGAAGGAGGATCTCGGTCATGATGCCATGGGGGTTAGGGGCGGGGCGTCGAGGTCGGCGACAGAGAGGCCGACGTGGTCGAGCGCGGTCACGACGCCTCTTCGCGAGCAGCAGGCTCGTCGCGCGGGCCGTGCCGCACGAGCCGGTCCCGCACATCTGCCGGAAGCACCTCGAGCACATCGTGGTCGAACTCGCCGCCCACCAGCACGAACACGACACGGGCGAGGCCGTCACCGCGGTTCGCCCACGCGTGGTCGGTGCCACGCTGCACGACGATGTCGCCCGCGTGCGCAGTCACCTCGCTGTCGTCGAGGATGAGCGTGATCTCGCCCTCGATCACGATGCCGTAGTCGATGGACTCGGTTCGGTGCACGGGCGACTGGAGGCCACGCTCATCGAGGTGTCCGGGGAGGAACTCGTTGAGGCGGATGCGCGTGCCGTGCGTGGGCGGCGGCACGGTGATGCTTCCCGCCGT is from Microbacterium sp. LWH3-1.2 and encodes:
- a CDS encoding SDR family NAD(P)-dependent oxidoreductase, with the translated sequence MTEILLPGIGGRLFVVTGAAGGQGAAEVLLLASQGASVVAVDIRDEAPELTDAASALPGTVTYRRLDVTDEADWAALAASLAGRVLKGLVNNAGVTHRVRIGAVERADWDRVLAVNVTGAMLGIQALLPLMGAGSSIVNIGSAAGVTGHYTAAYTTSKWALRGLTHSCVTELGPRGIRVNIVNPGYIRTEMTASAPAAFLDANVAIAPLHRGGEPDEVASVVVFLLSDAAAYVTGAEVGVDGGQFLSGVATFLSDAVRPQPS
- a CDS encoding cupin domain-containing protein, whose amino-acid sequence is MTLRPAQRPGFRVPRRIVTGHDAEGVSVVMSDGPVPVTRELPDDGVAFHEVWVTSSTPARIGVGPEDPTAGSITVPPPTHGTRIRLNEFLPGHLDERGLQSPVHRTESIDYGIVIEGEITLILDDSEVTAHAGDIVVQRGTDHAWANRGDGLARVVFVLVGGEFDHDVLEVLPADVRDRLVRHGPRDEPAAREEAS